A window of Flavobacterium flavigenum contains these coding sequences:
- a CDS encoding response regulator has translation MNKQIYNLLLADDDDDDCIFFKEALDELPLSTTLETVHDGVELMYHLGNAANLPDILFLDLNMPRKNGHECLAEIKNIEEFKNLPVIIFSTSLDSKIVDLLYDMGATHYIRKPGDFSKLKKVISGALTKASESSFKQPARAQFILQY, from the coding sequence ATGAACAAACAGATTTACAATCTTCTATTAGCTGACGATGATGATGATGATTGTATTTTTTTTAAGGAAGCACTTGATGAGCTTCCGCTTTCTACAACACTTGAAACAGTTCATGATGGAGTAGAACTTATGTATCATTTGGGAAATGCAGCTAATTTACCAGATATACTTTTTCTGGATTTAAATATGCCACGCAAAAACGGACATGAATGTCTGGCAGAAATTAAGAACATTGAGGAGTTTAAAAACCTTCCTGTCATTATTTTTTCAACGTCTCTTGATAGTAAAATCGTCGATTTGCTCTATGACATGGGCGCGACTCATTATATTCGTAAACCCGGTGATTTTTCAAAATTAAAAAAAGTAATTTCAGGTGCACTCACAAAAGCATCCGAAAGCAGCTTTAAACAGCCAGCAAGAGCGCAATTTATTCTTCAATACTAA
- a CDS encoding response regulator — translation MKEIKLIIADDHELFRNGLAELLRKHDDIKIVQSVGDGIQFMELIHTNFEADIVLLDITMPNMDGFQVLKELNNTASDIKPIVISMHNDGNYIAKCAKMGAYGYLLKNTDESELILAIRSVSLGKKYFSAEISEKMINFMSTQSISEDILSNKETEVLGLISKGLTTKEIAAQLFVSSRTIETHRANILKKLEVKNTAELIKKAAKMNLI, via the coding sequence ATGAAAGAAATCAAATTAATAATAGCTGACGATCATGAACTTTTCCGTAACGGACTTGCTGAGCTCCTCAGAAAGCATGATGATATAAAAATTGTTCAAAGCGTTGGTGATGGTATTCAGTTTATGGAGCTTATCCATACTAACTTTGAAGCTGATATTGTATTGTTGGACATCACTATGCCCAATATGGATGGTTTTCAGGTTTTAAAAGAACTAAATAACACTGCTTCTGACATAAAACCTATTGTGATTTCGATGCACAATGATGGAAATTATATCGCAAAATGTGCTAAAATGGGGGCTTACGGCTACCTGTTAAAAAATACAGATGAATCTGAATTAATTCTGGCAATAAGAAGCGTTAGTCTTGGAAAAAAATATTTTAGTGCTGAAATCTCTGAAAAAATGATCAACTTTATGTCAACACAAAGCATCAGTGAGGATATTTTGTCTAATAAAGAAACCGAAGTTTTAGGGTTAATTTCGAAGGGACTGACTACTAAAGAAATTGCGGCTCAGCTATTTGTAAGCTCACGGACCATAGAAACCCATCGTGCTAATATTTTAAAAAAGCTAGAAGTAAAAAATACTGCCGAACTTATTAAAAAAGCAGCAAAAATGAATTTAATATAA
- a CDS encoding sensor histidine kinase — protein sequence MNIKTLILIIINSLIALVIALLSFSSYQQFSNVLNDRILLQLNSIKTLKQNQIEHLLKSEWERFESSELYGQKIDTTVLKLPESIKKSNGIYDFTTYHIAKKTTIGFVSNSKKGISIKVLDYNKIKQILLERTGMGDSGESYLVGSDFRMRSQSRFYPNKTPYTILVKTKGVINAFKGINGRGVFEDYRGIDVYSVYSPIVVQNLKMVILSEIDVDEVTLPLKELRQRLVGLTLGIFLLGVMLSLFLTRFITNPIKNMQKSLRIMAEGDYNQTNEFIKNSKEIKEMFDALANLKASLQGAVKFSDDIGKMNLHTDFKPKSPNDMLGKSLLAMRDKLIEFRNNDENTRIQSTRMLVNGLEDERRRLSRELHDGVGPYLTSLKYYIENRVKNELKKAEMKKIVDETISEIRLMSNALMPASIDDFGVGVTLTNFIESLKKSTNVTIEYEDLTQQDNSNITNHQAINLFRIAQELINNTLKHAGAKNIRITLSEFDEFISLFYFDDGIGFDLNTVKLGLGIINIKERVEICNGTIVINAVPGNTTFEIELPIEL from the coding sequence ATGAACATCAAAACATTAATACTGATCATAATTAATAGTTTAATTGCGCTGGTAATTGCTTTATTGTCTTTTTCTTCGTACCAGCAGTTTTCAAATGTTTTGAACGATCGTATTTTGCTGCAGTTAAATTCTATCAAAACACTCAAGCAAAACCAGATCGAACATTTACTAAAATCAGAATGGGAGCGATTTGAATCTTCTGAATTGTATGGACAGAAAATTGACACTACTGTTTTAAAACTTCCGGAAAGCATTAAAAAGAGTAACGGAATTTACGATTTTACAACCTATCATATTGCTAAAAAGACAACCATAGGCTTTGTCTCAAACTCTAAAAAAGGCATAAGTATTAAAGTTTTAGACTACAATAAAATCAAACAAATACTCCTTGAACGTACCGGAATGGGGGATAGTGGTGAATCCTATCTGGTGGGCAGTGATTTTAGAATGCGGTCTCAATCCCGTTTTTATCCCAATAAAACCCCTTACACCATATTGGTTAAAACAAAAGGTGTAATCAATGCTTTTAAAGGGATAAATGGCAGAGGTGTTTTTGAGGATTACAGAGGGATTGATGTCTATAGTGTGTACAGTCCAATAGTAGTTCAGAATTTAAAAATGGTAATTCTGTCTGAAATCGATGTTGATGAGGTGACACTTCCGTTAAAAGAATTAAGGCAAAGACTTGTAGGACTCACTCTCGGTATTTTTTTACTGGGTGTTATGCTTTCTCTTTTTCTGACAAGATTTATTACGAACCCCATTAAGAACATGCAAAAAAGTCTCCGGATTATGGCAGAAGGAGATTATAACCAGACCAATGAATTCATAAAAAATTCGAAGGAAATAAAGGAAATGTTTGATGCGCTGGCCAATTTGAAAGCCTCTTTGCAGGGTGCCGTAAAATTCTCTGATGATATTGGAAAAATGAATCTCCATACCGATTTTAAGCCTAAAAGTCCGAATGATATGTTAGGAAAAAGTCTTTTGGCGATGCGGGATAAGCTGATAGAGTTCAGAAATAATGATGAAAACACCAGAATACAATCCACACGCATGTTGGTAAACGGTCTGGAAGATGAAAGGCGCAGGCTTTCGCGTGAGCTCCACGATGGTGTAGGGCCTTATCTAACGTCTTTAAAATACTACATTGAAAACAGGGTCAAAAATGAACTGAAAAAAGCAGAAATGAAAAAAATTGTGGATGAAACTATTTCTGAAATCAGGCTGATGTCGAATGCCCTGATGCCTGCTTCAATAGATGATTTTGGGGTTGGAGTGACCTTAACTAATTTTATCGAAAGCCTCAAAAAATCGACAAATGTGACTATTGAATATGAGGATTTAACCCAACAGGACAATTCTAATATTACCAATCATCAGGCAATTAATCTGTTTAGAATAGCACAGGAACTGATTAACAACACTTTAAAACATGCTGGTGCAAAAAATATCCGGATCACACTTTCAGAGTTTGATGAGTTTATTTCTCTTTTTTATTTTGATGATGGAATCGGTTTTGACCTCAATACCGTTAAATTAGGCTTAGGAATTATTAACATTAAAGAACGTGTAGAAATTTGCAATGGTACAATTGTAATCAATGCAGTTCCCGGAAACACAACCTTTGAAATCGAGTTACCTATAGAATTATGA